A segment of the Vagococcus hydrophili genome:
GCCATTTGTCTTCCTCTTGCTTAATTTGAATCGCTCCAATTCCAATCAAATGAGCTTCTTCTAACGTATGCGAGGTCAACGTCACTTTTTTCTCAATATCTTTACCTTTATTAATCTCTTCAATCGAAATAATTTCACCATTTTTTATAAAGGCTGCTCGGTCACAATGAGTTTGAATTTCATGCAAATCATGACTTGAAAGAAAAATCGTCATTCCTGCATGGCTTTTTTCTTCCAATACTTCAAACAAACGGTGTTGTATCATAGGATCAAGCCCATTGGTTGGTTCATCTAAAATAAGTAGCTTAGGATTTTGAAGTAACGCTGACACAATGGCTACTTTCTTTTTATTTCCTAAAGATAAATCAGCGATTTTTTTACTGGGTTCAATTTCAAAATACTCCAAATAATGTTGAATCACTTCTTGGCTATTTTTTATCCCGTGAAATTCTGCTGTGTAGTTAAAAATATCCAGGGAAGTCATTTCGTGGTAGTAACGCACATCACTAGAAACATAACCGACTTGTTTTTTTATCTCGATGCTTTGTTTCACACAATCCATCCCCAAGATACTCGCTGTACCACTGGTTGGAAAAATAAAATTGAGTAGCATTTTAATCGTTGTTGATTTTCCAGCCCCATTAGGACCAATAAATCCATAAATCTCTCCTTCTTCTATTTCAAGAGAAATATTATTCACTGCTTTCATGTTTTTATATTTTTTAGTTAAGCCTTTGATTTCAATAATTGATGCCATAAAAAACACCCGCTTTCTTCAATTGACTTTCTAGTCAACAACAGAATAAACCTAATTGACCGGAAAGTCAATTAGGTTTATTATTTAAAATTTTACGTTTTTATTCGTCTAAACAATTGTCTAATTTTTAAAATACTGATTATAATTTGCTAAAACTAAATTTTCATTCAAACCATCAAAAACAGAATTATTGGTTAAAAAGCTCGTAACACTTCCACAATAACCTAATTGCACTATTTCTTTTCTTGTATACCTATTTTGCAATTTCGCCCATATCATAGCACTAGTTAAGACAGCTGTTGAGCCATTTCTATTATAGGCAGGGACTACATCACCTTTAATCTCGTAGGAATCCTCCTTTGAAAAGTAAAGCACATTTCCATTTCCTTTTATCACTATGACTTGCCCAACTCCCTGACTAATTAAATTCATTGCTTTTGGCTTTATTTCGCCTCCATCCTTTTGAGTTAACTCTTTTAATTCTGATTCGGATAAAACCAACAATTCAATTTTAGGCAATAAACACATTAATCGCTTTACTTTATTAACTGAAACAGATTTTGCAATGATGGGTACATTCACATTATTTTCAATATATTGGATTGTTTCTATTGGTAAATTATCATCAATCACACAGTATTTAGATTGGTTAATGCGTTGAAGATAACGATTAATAAATTCAGGAGTGATATTTTCTAAAATTTGCATATCATCCACTCCAACTCGAAAATGATTTTCCTGATCTTCTAAATACATAAAAGAAGACGTGCTATATCCATTAATTCGTTCGCAACATTCAATATTGAACCCTATTTTTCTTGATTCTGCGACAAAGCGTTCTCCGTTAACATCTGACCCATAAACAGACATCAAATTCGTATTAATTTTTAGTTTCGATAAGGCAAGTGCCATGTTACGACCTGCGCCACCAACATAATAATTAATTTTCCCAGGATTGGAGTTATTGCTGATTAATCCTTCGTTTGGTGTTCCCACAATATCAATGTTAATACCACCAATCACACTAATAAATTCAGGAACTTTAACAATATAACCTTTCCCTTGAATATAGCCTTTTTTCATCAAATTATGAATATGAGCCGCCACACCTGACCTTGATATTCCTAACTCAAAGGCAAGCTCTTCTTGAGATATTGTAGGATTATTTCTAATTAATTCAAGAATCTCGATTTCTCTTTCAGTCATTTTATCCACCTCTAAATATAAACATTTGTTTATTCACTATACATTAGTTTGATTTATTATGAAAGCGGATACTATAATTAACTTACAAATAAAATTACGAGGTGATTTTAGTGGAGGAGAAGTACATTGTCGTCATTGGCGGTTTAAATATGGACATCGCTGGCTTATCTGGAAAAAATTATCACGAGCAAGATTCAAATATTGGAGAAATCAATTTGAGTATTGGTGGCGTTGGTCAAAATATTGCTCAAA
Coding sequences within it:
- a CDS encoding ABC transporter ATP-binding protein — protein: MASIIEIKGLTKKYKNMKAVNNISLEIEEGEIYGFIGPNGAGKSTTIKMLLNFIFPTSGTASILGMDCVKQSIEIKKQVGYVSSDVRYYHEMTSLDIFNYTAEFHGIKNSQEVIQHYLEYFEIEPSKKIADLSLGNKKKVAIVSALLQNPKLLILDEPTNGLDPMIQHRLFEVLEEKSHAGMTIFLSSHDLHEIQTHCDRAAFIKNGEIISIEEINKGKDIEKKVTLTSHTLEEAHLIGIGAIQIKQEEDKWQFIFNQELDQLIQLLAKHHVEDLEIKPLDLEDKFLSMYE
- a CDS encoding PfkB family carbohydrate kinase — its product is MTEREIEILELIRNNPTISQEELAFELGISRSGVAAHIHNLMKKGYIQGKGYIVKVPEFISVIGGINIDIVGTPNEGLISNNSNPGKINYYVGGAGRNMALALSKLKINTNLMSVYGSDVNGERFVAESRKIGFNIECCERINGYSTSSFMYLEDQENHFRVGVDDMQILENITPEFINRYLQRINQSKYCVIDDNLPIETIQYIENNVNVPIIAKSVSVNKVKRLMCLLPKIELLVLSESELKELTQKDGGEIKPKAMNLISQGVGQVIVIKGNGNVLYFSKEDSYEIKGDVVPAYNRNGSTAVLTSAMIWAKLQNRYTRKEIVQLGYCGSVTSFLTNNSVFDGLNENLVLANYNQYFKN